A window of Ictalurus furcatus strain D&B chromosome 18, Billie_1.0, whole genome shotgun sequence contains these coding sequences:
- the ghrb gene encoding growth hormone receptor b isoform X1, whose amino-acid sequence MGIHHSFFICLFLVAAVATEDLPASVQAQNKSLPHLTGCYSRDLMTFRCQWDVGSFWNLTELGDLRLFYSLKDSKSDSTWHNCPSYSTAVKNECYFDTNHTSIWLHYAIQLRSQTNDVYDEMFFTVEEIVFPDPPEVLNWTLLSLGPTGLYCDVMVSWDTPPSAADNVKTGWMTLWYETQYSERGSEQWKSLDNGKDTQANIYGLHSNTEYEVRVRSKMRGYNFGDFGDSIFILVPSKGSRIPITAVFILMATAIVIMLILIVVSRKQKLMVILLPPVPGPKIKGIDPLLLQKGQLTEFTSVLGAHPDLRPELYSNDPWVEFIQVDIDEPTEMIEGLDTPLLFDKSHVSDSPPTSSGFQDDDSGRASCCDPDLSDHDHQDANHPSTSAQDCFHTFIPPENLGSLQPVVPPAQEPAWQNSIYSQVAEIMPCGETLLFPEQNVTDGCSVQNKAEYKEKNPWMMVTLNERGYSTNEPSSSTANPGSESNSTPQQCQNPIAKPEVTPILSAFPILTMPSPPVYTMVDGVGWKDSLVLKASKYPGGYLTPDLLDSITPNK is encoded by the exons CTCAGAACAAATCTCTGCCTCATCTGACTGGCTGCTATTCCCGGGATCTCATGACGTTCCGCTGCCAATGGGATGTCGGATCTTTCTGGAACCTGACGGAGCTGGGCGACCTTAGACTGTTCTACTCGCTGAA AGATTCGAAGAGTGATAGCACATGGCACAACTGCCCAAGTTACAGCACTGCAGTTAAAAATGAATGCTACTTTGATACCAACCATACAAGTATCTGGTTACATTATGCCATCCAACTGCGTTCACAGACCAATGATGTTTATGATGAAATGTTCTTTACAGTGGAAGAAATTG TATTTCCAGACCCACCTGAAGTGCTGAACTGGACGTTGTTGAGTTTGGGCCCAACTGGATTGTACTGTGATGTGATGGTGAGCTGGGACACACCCCCCTCAGCAGCAGATAATGTAAAGACGGGATGGATGACGCTTTGGTATGAGACCCAGTACAGTGAGAGGGGCTCAGAGCAGTGGAAATCT CTCGACAATGGCAAGGACACACAGGCAAACATCTACGGCCTTCACAGCAACACCGAGTATGAAGTCAGGGTGAGGTCCAAAATGAGGGGCTACAACTTTGGGGATTTTGGTGACTCCATTTTCATACTTGTTCCCAGCAAAG gCTCAAGAATCCCCATAACTGCAGTGTTTATCCTCATGGCTACTGCTATTGTAATCATGTTGATCCTGATTGTGGTGTCACGTAAACAGAA GCTTATGGTGATTCTTCTGCCACCTGTTCCTGGACCAAAAATCAAAGGAATTGATCCACTTCTCCTACAG AAAGGCCAGCTAACCGAGTTCACCTCGGTCCTGGGTGCTCACCCAGATCTGCGTCCAGAGCTCTATAGTAATGACCCATGGGTGGAGTTCATACAGGTGGACATTGACGAACCGACTGAGATGATTGAAGGCTTGGACACACCACTCCTCTTTGACAAATCTCATGTCTCTGACTCCCCTCCGACATCCAGTGGGTTCCAGGATGACGACTCGGGTCGGGCGAGCTGCTGTGACCCCGATCTGTCTGATCATGACCACCAAGATGCTAATCACCCTTCAACCAGTGCCCAAGATTGTTTTCACACTTTTATACCTCCTGAAAATTTGGGATCTCTGCAACCTGTTGTTCCTCCTGCACAGGAACCTGCATGGCAGAATTCCATTTACTCTCAAGTGGCTGAAATTATGCCATGTGGTGAGACACTGCTGTTCCCAGAGCAGAACGTGACTGATGGCTGCAGTGTTCAAAATAAAGCTGAGTATAAAGAGAAAAATCCCTGGATGATGGTGACCCTTAATGAAAGAGGTTACAGTACCAACGAGCCAAGCTCATCCACAGCAAACCCTGGGTCAGAAAGCAACAGTACTCCACAACAGTGTCAGAACCCCATTGCAAAACCAGAGGTGACACCCATCCTCTCTGCCTTTCCTATCCTCACGATGCCGAGTCCTCCAGTATACACTATGGTGGATGGAGTGGGCTGGAAAGATAGCCTTGTTTTGAAGGCAAGCAAATATCCTGGGGGATATTTGACTCCTGACCTACTAGACAGCATTACTCCAAATAAGTAG
- the ghrb gene encoding growth hormone receptor b isoform X2 yields MGIHHSFFICLFLVAAVATEDLPASVQAQNKSLPHLTGCYSRDLMTFRCQWDVGSFWNLTELGDLRLFYSLKDSKSDSTWHNCPSYSTAVKNECYFDTNHTSIWLHYAIQLRSQTNDVYDEMFFTVEEIVFPDPPEVLNWTLLSLGPTGLYCDVMVSWDTPPSAADNVKTGWMTLWYETQYSERGSEQWKSLDNGKDTQANIYGLHSNTEYEVRVRSKMRGYNFGDFGDSIFILVPSKGSRIPITAVFILMATAIVIMLILIVVSRKQKLMVILLPPVPGPKIKGIDPLLLQGLLNMKL; encoded by the exons CTCAGAACAAATCTCTGCCTCATCTGACTGGCTGCTATTCCCGGGATCTCATGACGTTCCGCTGCCAATGGGATGTCGGATCTTTCTGGAACCTGACGGAGCTGGGCGACCTTAGACTGTTCTACTCGCTGAA AGATTCGAAGAGTGATAGCACATGGCACAACTGCCCAAGTTACAGCACTGCAGTTAAAAATGAATGCTACTTTGATACCAACCATACAAGTATCTGGTTACATTATGCCATCCAACTGCGTTCACAGACCAATGATGTTTATGATGAAATGTTCTTTACAGTGGAAGAAATTG TATTTCCAGACCCACCTGAAGTGCTGAACTGGACGTTGTTGAGTTTGGGCCCAACTGGATTGTACTGTGATGTGATGGTGAGCTGGGACACACCCCCCTCAGCAGCAGATAATGTAAAGACGGGATGGATGACGCTTTGGTATGAGACCCAGTACAGTGAGAGGGGCTCAGAGCAGTGGAAATCT CTCGACAATGGCAAGGACACACAGGCAAACATCTACGGCCTTCACAGCAACACCGAGTATGAAGTCAGGGTGAGGTCCAAAATGAGGGGCTACAACTTTGGGGATTTTGGTGACTCCATTTTCATACTTGTTCCCAGCAAAG gCTCAAGAATCCCCATAACTGCAGTGTTTATCCTCATGGCTACTGCTATTGTAATCATGTTGATCCTGATTGTGGTGTCACGTAAACAGAA GCTTATGGTGATTCTTCTGCCACCTGTTCCTGGACCAAAAATCAAAGGAATTGATCCACTTCTCCTACAG GGCCTCCTGAATATGAAACTGTGA